Proteins encoded together in one Sphingomonas radiodurans window:
- a CDS encoding cytochrome c oxidase subunit 3 yields the protein MAGAKNHQYHILPPDIWPLVSSFSALAMAAGGIMWMHGGHVGKPNGGGILFFAGLSAVLLCMFSWWRNVIKEAHAGDHTPVVQLHFRYGMILFIASEVMFFVGWFWAFFDFALFPDAISFVDGAVERATEGAALVAQWPPKGLEVINAFELPLLNTLILLCSGTTVTWAHHSLIHNQRGGEKRGLWGLIGVGDRDGVLKGLWLTVALGAVFTAIQAYEYAHAPFPFKGNNYGASFFMATGFHGFHVLVGTIFLIVCLVRAYKGDFTPKQHFGFEAAAWYWHFVDVVWLFLFVTVYVWGGWGAPIHGG from the coding sequence ATGGCCGGCGCCAAGAACCACCAATATCATATCCTTCCGCCCGATATCTGGCCGCTGGTCAGCTCCTTCTCGGCGCTGGCGATGGCCGCCGGCGGCATCATGTGGATGCACGGCGGGCATGTCGGCAAGCCTAACGGCGGCGGAATCCTGTTCTTCGCCGGGCTTTCCGCGGTGCTGCTGTGCATGTTCAGCTGGTGGCGCAACGTGATCAAGGAAGCTCATGCCGGCGATCATACGCCGGTGGTGCAGCTGCATTTCCGCTACGGCATGATCCTGTTCATCGCGTCCGAAGTGATGTTCTTCGTCGGCTGGTTCTGGGCGTTTTTCGATTTCGCGCTGTTCCCCGATGCGATCAGCTTCGTCGATGGTGCGGTTGAGCGGGCGACCGAAGGTGCGGCGCTGGTGGCGCAATGGCCGCCCAAGGGCCTCGAGGTGATCAATGCTTTCGAGCTGCCGCTGCTCAACACGCTGATCCTGCTGTGCTCGGGGACGACGGTGACATGGGCGCACCATTCGCTGATCCACAATCAGCGTGGCGGCGAAAAGCGCGGGCTATGGGGCTTGATCGGCGTGGGTGACCGCGACGGCGTGCTCAAGGGGCTGTGGCTGACGGTCGCGCTCGGCGCGGTGTTTACGGCGATCCAAGCGTATGAGTATGCGCACGCGCCGTTCCCGTTCAAGGGCAACAACTATGGCGCGTCGTTCTTCATGGCGACCGGCTTCCATGGCTTTCACGTGCTGGTCGGCACGATCTTCCTGATCGTCTGCCTCGTGCGCGCCTACAAGGGCGACTTTACGCCCAAGCAGCACTTCGGCTTCGAGGCGGCGGCCTGGTATTGGCACTTCGTCGACGTGGTGTGGCTGTTCCTGTTCGTCACCGTCTATGTCTGGGGCGGCTGGGGCGCGCCGATCCACGGGGGCTGA
- a CDS encoding glucose 1-dehydrogenase, which yields MELAGKVALVTGAAAGLGAAAARRLAAEGAAVVVTDVDEATGRAVAESLDGLFVPHDVADEAAWARAIEETEARHGRLDILVNNAGITLMGSIEEMSLEGFRRTIDIDLIGTFLGCKAALPLMKRGGGGSIINIASISGLQASANLVAYNAAKAGVTLMSKSIAMHCATTRTGIRVNTIHPGVIRTAMLDKVMAQVPDPDALMAGFVAVHPIGHIGEPDDIAEMVFYLASDRSKFVTGAAMVVDGGATI from the coding sequence ATGGAACTGGCAGGCAAGGTCGCACTAGTGACGGGCGCTGCGGCGGGGCTGGGCGCGGCGGCTGCGCGACGGCTGGCGGCGGAGGGTGCTGCGGTTGTCGTCACCGACGTCGATGAAGCGACTGGGCGGGCCGTCGCCGAGTCGCTGGATGGGTTGTTCGTGCCGCACGACGTGGCCGATGAAGCCGCTTGGGCGCGTGCGATCGAAGAGACCGAAGCGCGCCATGGGCGGCTCGACATTCTCGTGAACAATGCTGGCATCACGCTGATGGGCTCGATCGAGGAAATGAGCCTCGAAGGGTTTCGCCGGACGATCGACATCGACCTGATCGGCACGTTCCTGGGGTGCAAGGCAGCGCTACCGCTGATGAAGCGCGGCGGGGGTGGGTCGATCATCAACATCGCCTCGATTTCCGGGCTTCAGGCATCGGCGAACCTTGTGGCGTACAATGCCGCCAAGGCGGGCGTGACGCTGATGAGTAAATCGATCGCGATGCATTGTGCCACCACGCGCACCGGCATCCGCGTCAACACCATCCACCCAGGCGTGATCCGCACCGCGATGCTCGACAAAGTGATGGCGCAGGTGCCCGATCCCGACGCGTTGATGGCCGGCTTCGTCGCGGTCCATCCGATCGGTCATATCGGTGAGCCGGACGATATTGCCGAGATGGTGTTCTATCTCGCGTCCGATCGATCGAAGTTCGTTACGGGCGCCGCGATGGTCGTCGACGGTGGTGCTACGATCTGA
- a CDS encoding DUF1203 domain-containing protein: protein MPFQISGLPYATFAGLFALDEEALTARHARLMIDQPGAPCRVSLIDAKPGERLLLINHVHQPAATPYRASHAIFVREQAIEARPAPGEIPPALAMRLLSLRAFDAKGNILDAGVVEGADAASTIDALLNLPGAAYLHAHYARFGCYAARVDRIA, encoded by the coding sequence ATGCCGTTTCAAATTTCCGGACTGCCCTATGCGACGTTTGCCGGTCTGTTCGCGCTCGACGAGGAAGCGCTCACCGCCCGCCACGCACGGCTGATGATCGACCAGCCGGGCGCGCCGTGCCGTGTCAGCCTGATCGATGCGAAGCCGGGTGAGCGCTTGCTGCTGATCAACCACGTCCATCAACCTGCAGCGACGCCTTATCGGGCGAGCCACGCGATCTTCGTGCGGGAGCAGGCAATCGAGGCGCGACCGGCACCGGGAGAGATCCCACCGGCGCTCGCCATGCGCCTCCTGTCGCTGCGGGCCTTCGACGCTAAAGGAAACATTCTCGATGCCGGCGTGGTCGAAGGCGCTGACGCAGCATCAACCATCGACGCGCTGTTGAATCTGCCGGGGGCGGCGTACCTCCACGCGCATTATGCGCGCTTTGGCTGCTACGCCGCGCGCGTGGACCGCATTGCTTGA
- a CDS encoding DUF983 domain-containing protein, translating to MADEQGAALGEPPPLACGLKGLCPRCGAPTLFASWIRYAERCSACGLDFSSFNVGDGPAAFLTLILGTIIVIGAIALELTLSPPLWLHMLIWTPVSFVGVVASLRIAKGWLLALEYRNQAEEGRPRQ from the coding sequence GTGGCTGACGAGCAGGGCGCGGCTTTAGGCGAGCCGCCCCCGCTCGCCTGCGGGTTGAAGGGGCTCTGCCCGCGCTGCGGCGCACCAACGCTGTTCGCGAGCTGGATTCGCTACGCCGAGCGGTGCAGCGCGTGCGGCCTCGATTTCTCCTCGTTCAACGTGGGTGACGGGCCGGCGGCGTTCCTAACGCTGATCCTGGGCACGATCATCGTGATCGGGGCCATCGCGCTGGAGCTTACGCTGTCGCCGCCCTTGTGGCTGCACATGCTGATCTGGACGCCGGTGTCGTTCGTCGGCGTCGTGGCGAGTCTTCGGATCGCGAAGGGCTGGCTGCTCGCGCTAGAGTATCGCAACCAAGCCGAAGAAGGGCGTCCGCGCCAGTGA
- a CDS encoding enoyl-CoA hydratase-related protein, producing the protein MVDEDLVLVDRPAEGVQRLTLNRPAKRNALSNALRARLFTLLEEADRDRDLRVTILRGAGTCFSAGYDLGGGTGAPYPYHTAPGAGHWPRHVVDGAFRIWDLAKPVIAQVHGWCLAGGSELATACDLVYVAEDAQIGYPPVRTMSPPDNQFHPWLCGMRAAMEMMLTGDAIDGLEAVRLGFANRAYPADELDAAVVAMATRVARVPTDVQAMNKRSVHRGMEIMGLRAAIRAGTEIQALAMTTETSRATFAEVRESVTKALDSRDKGFGDYRTSR; encoded by the coding sequence ATGGTGGATGAGGATTTGGTGCTGGTCGATCGGCCGGCCGAGGGCGTGCAGCGGCTGACGCTCAACCGCCCCGCGAAGCGCAACGCACTATCGAACGCGTTGCGCGCGCGGCTGTTCACGTTGCTCGAGGAAGCAGACCGTGATCGCGACCTGCGCGTCACGATCCTGCGCGGCGCCGGCACGTGCTTCTCAGCCGGTTACGATCTCGGCGGCGGCACGGGCGCGCCCTACCCCTATCACACCGCACCCGGCGCAGGGCATTGGCCCCGCCACGTGGTCGACGGCGCGTTCCGCATCTGGGATCTCGCCAAGCCGGTGATCGCACAGGTTCACGGCTGGTGCCTCGCCGGCGGATCGGAACTCGCGACGGCGTGCGACCTCGTCTACGTCGCAGAGGATGCCCAGATCGGCTACCCTCCGGTGCGCACGATGAGCCCGCCGGACAATCAGTTCCACCCGTGGCTGTGCGGGATGCGTGCGGCCATGGAGATGATGCTGACCGGCGACGCCATCGACGGGCTCGAAGCCGTTCGGCTCGGCTTCGCCAATCGCGCTTACCCGGCTGACGAACTCGACGCCGCGGTCGTGGCCATGGCGACGCGCGTGGCTCGCGTGCCGACCGACGTGCAGGCGATGAACAAACGTTCGGTCCACCGCGGCATGGAGATCATGGGGCTGCGCGCCGCGATTCGCGCCGGCACCGAGATCCAGGCGCTCGCGATGACGACTGAGACGAGCCGGGCGACCTTCGCCGAGGTGCGCGAAAGCGTCACCAAGGCGCTCGATTCGCGCGACAAGGGCTTTGGCGACTATCGCACCTCACGCTGA
- a CDS encoding ATPase domain-containing protein yields the protein MHGGLPAHRLYLLEGAPGSGKTTLGLQFLRESVRRGEKALYITLSETREELAVVAASHGWSIDDFDVFELNAAEEVLSEGRQQSILYPWEMELSETIRLIEAEVERVQPRRVVFDSLSELRLLAQDSLRYRRQVLAMKQFFAGRKTTVLLVDDLTASKEGSDTQLHSLCHGVITLERLTLDFGAARRRLQVQKLRGIDFVAGFHDFNIRKGGLDIYPRLVASDHHAPFIGDPVASGVVEIDRLLGGGPLRGTCTLVTGPAGTGKTTITLQYLHAACERGEPSVIYEFDERIGTLLARAAAFNLDLQKHIDSGCLVVEQVDPAELSPGEFTQRVRDQVESRGARMIVIDSLNGYLAAMPQEQQLILQLHELLSYLNQQGVVTFIVNPQQGLLGTMPTNLNISYIADAVLLLRFFEAEGRIRKAISVLKNRAGPHEDAIREFRIDAEGLRVGEPLVAFRGVLTGTPEYTGDRAPLMEDRFVAE from the coding sequence TTGCACGGCGGGCTGCCCGCACATCGCCTATATCTTCTGGAAGGCGCGCCCGGATCGGGGAAGACCACGCTCGGGCTGCAGTTCCTGCGCGAGAGCGTCCGGCGTGGCGAGAAAGCGCTCTACATCACGTTATCGGAAACGCGCGAAGAGCTGGCCGTCGTGGCGGCCTCGCACGGCTGGAGCATCGACGACTTCGATGTGTTCGAGCTCAACGCCGCCGAAGAAGTGCTGAGCGAAGGCCGACAGCAGTCAATTCTGTATCCCTGGGAGATGGAACTCAGCGAGACGATCCGACTGATCGAAGCCGAAGTTGAGCGTGTGCAGCCACGCCGGGTCGTGTTCGATAGCCTGTCCGAATTACGCCTGCTGGCGCAGGATTCGTTGCGCTACCGGCGGCAAGTGCTGGCGATGAAGCAGTTCTTCGCGGGGCGGAAAACGACTGTGCTGCTGGTGGACGATCTTACAGCCTCTAAGGAAGGTTCGGACACGCAGTTGCACAGCCTGTGTCACGGCGTCATCACGCTGGAGCGCTTGACGCTCGACTTCGGCGCTGCGCGCCGGCGCCTGCAGGTTCAGAAGCTGCGCGGCATCGACTTCGTTGCTGGCTTCCACGATTTCAACATCCGCAAGGGCGGTCTCGACATTTATCCGCGCCTGGTCGCGTCCGACCATCACGCCCCCTTCATTGGAGATCCGGTGGCGAGTGGTGTGGTCGAGATCGACCGTTTGCTCGGTGGTGGGCCGCTGCGCGGAACTTGCACGTTGGTCACGGGTCCTGCGGGAACGGGCAAGACCACCATCACATTGCAGTATCTTCACGCAGCCTGCGAGCGCGGCGAGCCATCCGTCATCTATGAATTCGACGAACGGATCGGCACGCTGCTGGCCAGGGCTGCTGCCTTCAACCTCGACCTCCAGAAGCACATCGACTCCGGCTGCCTCGTCGTCGAGCAGGTCGATCCGGCTGAACTGTCGCCGGGAGAGTTCACGCAGCGAGTGCGCGATCAGGTGGAAAGTCGCGGCGCGCGGATGATCGTGATCGACAGCCTCAACGGCTATCTCGCCGCGATGCCGCAGGAGCAGCAACTGATCCTGCAGCTCCACGAGCTCTTGTCGTACCTTAACCAGCAGGGAGTCGTGACCTTCATCGTCAACCCGCAGCAGGGCCTGTTGGGAACGATGCCGACCAATCTCAACATCTCCTACATCGCCGATGCGGTATTGCTGCTGCGCTTCTTCGAGGCGGAGGGCCGGATCCGCAAGGCGATCTCCGTGCTGAAAAACCGCGCTGGGCCGCATGAGGATGCGATTCGGGAATTCCGCATTGATGCAGAAGGCCTGCGCGTCGGCGAGCCGCTGGTGGCCTTCCGCGGCGTCCTGACCGGTACGCCTGAATATACCGGCGATCGGGCGCCGTTGATGGAAGACCGGTTCGTTGCCGAATAA
- a CDS encoding heme o synthase has translation MTPAAPLLPPADWRDFLALTKPRVMTLVVYTALCGMLVAPVSLHPVLGFTAILCIAVAAGAAGALNQWYESDIDAVMKRTAQRPLPAGRMDRQAALHFGVGLGVFSVILMGLALNIAAAAILAISILFYVLIYTVWLKRRTPQNIVIGGAAGAFPPLIGWAAATGQLALLPVLLFLLVFLWTPPHFWALALFVKIDYANAGVPMLPVVAGEKVTRQQIGLYTIPMAFVAIAPWPLGLAGPVYGAVSILTTGWFALLALRVAVRTTTDGDKMLPEKALFKYSILYLFVVFGALVVDRWVA, from the coding sequence ATGACCCCTGCAGCTCCCTTATTGCCGCCCGCCGACTGGCGGGATTTTCTCGCGCTCACCAAGCCGCGGGTGATGACACTCGTCGTGTACACCGCGCTGTGTGGCATGCTTGTGGCGCCAGTGTCGCTCCATCCCGTGCTCGGATTTACCGCAATCCTGTGTATCGCGGTTGCGGCCGGCGCGGCGGGTGCGCTGAACCAATGGTATGAGTCGGACATCGATGCGGTGATGAAGCGCACCGCGCAGCGTCCACTGCCAGCAGGGCGGATGGATCGGCAGGCGGCGCTGCACTTCGGCGTTGGGCTCGGGGTGTTTTCGGTCATCCTCATGGGGCTGGCGCTGAACATCGCGGCGGCGGCGATCCTCGCGATTTCGATCCTGTTCTACGTGCTGATCTATACCGTGTGGCTGAAGCGCCGCACGCCGCAGAACATCGTGATCGGTGGCGCGGCGGGTGCGTTTCCGCCGTTGATCGGCTGGGCCGCGGCGACGGGCCAATTGGCGCTATTGCCGGTGCTGCTGTTCCTGCTCGTCTTCTTGTGGACGCCGCCGCACTTCTGGGCGCTCGCGCTGTTCGTGAAGATCGATTACGCCAATGCCGGCGTGCCGATGCTGCCGGTAGTCGCCGGCGAGAAGGTGACGCGGCAACAGATCGGGCTCTACACGATCCCGATGGCATTCGTTGCGATTGCGCCTTGGCCGCTCGGGCTGGCTGGGCCAGTCTACGGCGCGGTGTCGATCCTTACGACGGGCTGGTTCGCGCTGCTGGCGCTACGCGTCGCGGTGCGCACGACCACCGATGGCGACAAAATGCTGCCGGAAAAGGCGCTATTCAAATATTCGATCCTATATCTGTTCGTGGTGTTCGGCGCGCTGGTCGTCGATCGATGGGTAGCATGA
- a CDS encoding SURF1 family protein translates to MRRVPILPTIVAGLAIAAMIALGLWQLLIRLPEKEAQLAQLAANPSRPPIAFPRAPDDSLLFRRSFAECRQVETITRAGAGGAGYRLIAVCRTSAGAPPVQVQLGTTPDPAKQAAWTGGLVSGWISHAPDATPLGARFFTRIPRQMLLVADRSPEGLAPNRRPDIGLVPNNHLAYAGQWFFFAAVAAVIYMLALRRRVRPQGSGRAARG, encoded by the coding sequence GTGAGGCGGGTCCCGATTCTACCCACGATCGTGGCGGGCCTGGCGATCGCGGCGATGATCGCGCTTGGCCTTTGGCAGCTGCTGATCCGGCTGCCGGAGAAGGAAGCGCAGCTCGCCCAGCTCGCTGCCAACCCGTCTCGGCCGCCGATTGCCTTTCCGCGCGCGCCCGACGACAGCCTGCTGTTCCGCCGCAGCTTCGCAGAGTGCCGGCAGGTCGAGACGATCACGCGCGCTGGAGCGGGGGGTGCCGGATACCGACTAATCGCGGTGTGCCGTACCTCGGCCGGAGCGCCGCCAGTGCAAGTGCAGCTCGGCACCACGCCCGACCCGGCAAAGCAGGCGGCATGGACCGGGGGGCTGGTGAGCGGCTGGATCAGCCATGCGCCCGACGCGACGCCGCTCGGCGCGCGTTTCTTCACCCGCATACCCCGGCAAATGCTGCTGGTTGCAGATCGCTCGCCAGAAGGGCTAGCGCCGAACAGGCGACCGGACATCGGGCTCGTGCCGAACAACCACCTCGCCTACGCTGGCCAATGGTTCTTCTTCGCCGCCGTTGCCGCGGTAATCTACATGTTGGCGCTGCGTCGCCGAGTTCGGCCGCAAGGATCGGGGCGCGCCGCTCGCGGGTAA
- a CDS encoding hybrid sensor histidine kinase/response regulator produces MPNKDAAEGRKVLVAAPYGRDAESVVRLLREQHYDAHDCAGLEAVAAALDDEVGVVMLTEEALGAGIDTLRARLAAQPSWSDVPFILLAARQRGERSSSDALRAKLLDLTGNTIVLERPLGLASLISATASAMRARQRQFETRDRMVELERSRAALAASEAELRVVADTLPMIIGFVGRDGRYRFANRAYEDWFYLTPSQVVGRHVRDVLGEDAFAVREAEITRALAGEPVHIERAMPHRDGRRRDAEIRYLPRRAADGTVDGFHVFAMDITDRKKIEEELARRVAERTAELKAEMEIRSSAEAALRQSQKMEAVGQLTGGIAHDFNNMLTGVIGAMDIMKRRLASGRTDDLERFMDAAAVSAQRAAALTGRLLAFSRRQSLDAKPVDVNALALGLEDLLQQSVRENIALRVVPSDGLPLAVADTNQLENALLNLVINARDAMPNGGQLTIETRVADLSEDYSAVQSDVAPGRYVILAVSDTGVGMPPEMIEKVFEPFFSTKPTGQGTGLGLSMVYGFARQSGGHVRIHSDVGVGTSVKIYLPVANGDAAVADPAAEAITHEGGGETVLLVEDDPSVRLLVREVLEELQYKTLEAGDADAALPIIRSGRRIDLLVSDVGLPGMNGRQLAEIAREHRPELPVLFVTGYAENAAIRADFLGTRMGMITKPFAIEALSAKIAEMMAA; encoded by the coding sequence TTGCCGAATAAGGACGCCGCCGAAGGCCGGAAGGTGCTCGTCGCCGCGCCCTACGGCCGGGACGCCGAGTCGGTCGTACGCCTGCTTCGCGAGCAGCATTATGATGCGCACGATTGCGCGGGGCTGGAAGCAGTTGCGGCGGCATTGGACGACGAGGTCGGCGTTGTCATGCTGACCGAAGAGGCGCTTGGCGCAGGGATCGATACGCTGCGGGCTCGGCTGGCGGCGCAGCCGAGTTGGTCGGACGTGCCGTTCATCCTGCTCGCCGCTCGCCAGCGTGGCGAGCGCAGCTCGTCGGATGCGTTGCGCGCAAAATTGCTCGATCTTACCGGCAACACGATCGTGCTCGAGCGGCCGCTCGGATTGGCATCACTGATCAGCGCTACCGCATCGGCGATGCGGGCACGACAGCGCCAGTTCGAAACGCGCGATCGTATGGTGGAGCTGGAGCGGAGTCGCGCCGCGCTGGCCGCGAGCGAAGCGGAACTGCGCGTTGTTGCGGATACCTTGCCGATGATCATCGGCTTCGTCGGTCGCGACGGTCGCTATCGCTTTGCCAACCGTGCCTATGAGGACTGGTTCTATCTTACGCCCAGCCAAGTTGTAGGGCGGCATGTGCGCGACGTGCTAGGTGAAGATGCCTTTGCCGTCCGAGAGGCCGAGATCACGCGCGCGCTTGCGGGAGAGCCGGTGCATATCGAACGCGCCATGCCCCACCGAGACGGCCGCCGGCGGGATGCCGAGATTCGGTATCTGCCGCGTCGCGCAGCGGACGGCACGGTCGATGGCTTTCATGTGTTCGCGATGGACATCACCGATCGCAAGAAGATCGAGGAGGAGCTTGCCCGGCGCGTGGCCGAGCGGACCGCGGAGCTTAAGGCCGAGATGGAGATCCGCTCGTCCGCCGAAGCGGCGCTTCGCCAGAGCCAGAAGATGGAGGCCGTCGGGCAGTTGACGGGCGGCATCGCGCACGACTTCAACAACATGTTGACCGGCGTGATCGGCGCGATGGACATCATGAAGCGGCGGTTGGCGAGTGGGCGGACCGACGATCTCGAACGCTTCATGGATGCAGCCGCCGTTTCGGCGCAGCGCGCCGCCGCGCTGACCGGACGGCTGCTCGCCTTCTCGCGGCGCCAGTCGCTCGATGCGAAGCCGGTCGACGTGAATGCGCTCGCGCTCGGGCTGGAGGATCTGCTGCAGCAATCGGTGCGCGAAAACATTGCGCTGCGGGTTGTGCCGAGCGACGGGCTGCCGCTCGCCGTCGCGGATACGAACCAGCTCGAGAATGCGCTGCTGAACCTGGTCATCAACGCGCGCGATGCGATGCCGAACGGCGGCCAGCTTACGATCGAGACCAGAGTCGCCGACCTGAGCGAGGACTATTCGGCCGTGCAGTCAGACGTGGCGCCGGGGCGATACGTCATCCTCGCGGTGTCAGACACCGGGGTCGGCATGCCGCCGGAGATGATCGAGAAGGTTTTCGAGCCATTCTTCTCCACCAAGCCGACCGGGCAGGGCACCGGGCTTGGCCTGTCGATGGTCTATGGATTCGCGCGCCAGTCAGGTGGGCACGTGCGGATCCATAGTGACGTCGGTGTCGGTACTTCAGTGAAGATCTACCTGCCGGTCGCCAACGGGGATGCGGCTGTGGCTGATCCCGCCGCCGAGGCGATCACGCATGAAGGTGGTGGCGAGACGGTGCTCCTGGTGGAGGACGATCCCTCGGTTCGTCTGCTGGTGCGTGAGGTGCTGGAGGAACTGCAGTACAAGACGCTCGAGGCGGGTGACGCGGACGCAGCGCTGCCGATCATCCGCTCGGGGCGGCGCATCGACCTGCTGGTGTCCGACGTGGGACTGCCGGGCATGAACGGCCGCCAGCTTGCGGAGATTGCGCGTGAGCATCGGCCCGAGCTGCCGGTGCTGTTCGTCACCGGCTATGCGGAGAATGCGGCGATCCGGGCGGACTTCCTGGGGACGCGCATGGGGATGATCACCAAGCCGTTCGCAATCGAAGCGCTGTCTGCCAAGATCGCGGAGATGATGGCGGCCTGA
- a CDS encoding Rieske (2Fe-2S) protein, with product MAIFRQVMDAAALREGAVEAVDIAGWAIVVARVDFVPRAAINRCTHAAAAFLPGGRIRRSVLMCPAHGARFDIRDGRCIGGLYKPLRTFACREVDGWIEIDVPDEAPGSDERPVTR from the coding sequence GTGGCTATCTTTCGGCAAGTCATGGACGCGGCGGCGCTGCGTGAGGGTGCGGTCGAGGCGGTGGATATTGCCGGCTGGGCGATCGTGGTCGCGCGAGTCGATTTCGTCCCACGTGCGGCGATCAACCGCTGCACGCACGCAGCCGCAGCGTTTCTGCCGGGCGGACGCATTCGGCGCAGCGTGCTGATGTGCCCGGCGCATGGCGCGCGTTTCGATATACGCGACGGGCGGTGCATTGGCGGTCTCTACAAGCCGCTGCGGACCTTCGCCTGCCGCGAGGTGGATGGCTGGATCGAGATCGACGTGCCGGACGAGGCACCTGGATCGGACGAACGGCCGGTGACACGATAG
- a CDS encoding cytochrome c oxidase assembly protein, which yields MRTATLAVLGICFMTGLAFASVPLYRLFCQVTGLNGTTQRGLAAPGAVAGGQVQVDFDANTNAKLPWRFAPEQANQTVAIGARSVAFFTATNSADKPITGTATFNVTPAQAGKYFTKIECFCFTQQTLKPGETMRMPVIYFVDPKILDDPDARDIDTITLSYTFYPVDSGKASS from the coding sequence ATGCGCACGGCGACGCTGGCCGTGCTCGGGATCTGCTTCATGACCGGCCTCGCGTTCGCCAGCGTGCCGCTCTATCGCCTGTTCTGCCAGGTCACCGGGCTGAACGGTACTACGCAGCGCGGGCTAGCGGCGCCGGGTGCGGTCGCGGGCGGGCAAGTGCAGGTCGATTTCGACGCCAATACCAACGCAAAGCTGCCGTGGCGCTTCGCCCCCGAACAGGCGAACCAGACGGTCGCGATCGGCGCGCGCTCGGTGGCTTTTTTCACCGCGACCAATAGCGCTGACAAGCCGATCACCGGCACCGCGACGTTCAACGTGACGCCGGCGCAGGCGGGGAAATATTTTACCAAGATCGAGTGTTTCTGCTTCACCCAGCAGACGCTGAAGCCCGGCGAGACGATGCGGATGCCGGTGATTTATTTCGTCGATCCCAAGATCCTCGACGACCCTGACGCACGCGACATCGACACGATCACGCTCAGCTATACGTTTTACCCGGTGGATTCCGGCAAAGCCTCAAGCTAA
- a CDS encoding aromatic ring-hydroxylating oxygenase subunit alpha, with the protein MTAMHNADIARVMRHSVQHARDNTFEQVDDVLKVPAKNYTDDGRFKLEVDRIFRRLPLMLAPSCELPEPGDFKTMEVAGIPVLLARGQDGVVRSFINSCTHRGTNVATEPTGNAKKFVCPYHGWSFGQEGELLAIASNADFGRVDKSCLNLTPLPVAERAGLIFGSVDPKLKLDIDDFLCGYDSLLELFNFKDWYFFDSRMLRGPNWKIAYDGYLDFYHLPVLHKNTLNANGTFGNRAHYHAWGPHQRMVAPDRAARELSAMPEGEWPDNLVLNGVWTIFPCISIASFDGGGRGVMISQLLPGDKVGESWTRQMYLMEKKPTAEQIEAAHGQFAFLKVVVEDEDYATGLRQQRALDHGTLEYVLFGRNEGGAQAFHTWTDRIIAADDDELVAMFAPAQTQAQAAE; encoded by the coding sequence ATGACCGCCATGCACAACGCCGATATCGCCCGAGTCATGCGTCACAGCGTGCAGCACGCGCGGGACAATACGTTCGAGCAGGTCGACGATGTTCTGAAGGTGCCGGCGAAAAATTACACCGACGATGGACGGTTCAAACTGGAAGTCGATCGCATCTTCCGTCGGCTGCCGCTGATGCTGGCGCCGTCGTGCGAGCTGCCCGAACCGGGCGATTTCAAGACGATGGAGGTCGCCGGCATTCCCGTCCTGCTGGCGCGCGGGCAGGACGGGGTGGTGCGCTCGTTCATCAACAGCTGTACCCACCGCGGCACGAACGTCGCCACCGAGCCAACTGGCAATGCCAAGAAGTTCGTGTGTCCGTATCACGGCTGGTCGTTCGGTCAGGAGGGCGAACTGCTTGCGATCGCCTCAAACGCCGATTTCGGGCGAGTCGACAAATCCTGCCTCAACCTGACGCCGTTGCCGGTTGCGGAGCGGGCCGGGCTGATCTTCGGCAGCGTCGATCCCAAGCTGAAGCTCGACATCGACGATTTCCTGTGCGGCTATGATTCGCTGCTCGAGCTGTTCAACTTCAAGGACTGGTATTTCTTCGACAGCCGGATGCTGCGGGGGCCGAACTGGAAGATCGCCTATGACGGCTACCTCGATTTCTACCATCTGCCGGTGCTGCATAAGAACACGCTCAACGCGAACGGCACGTTCGGCAATCGCGCGCATTACCATGCGTGGGGGCCGCACCAGCGGATGGTGGCGCCCGACCGTGCGGCGCGCGAGCTGAGCGCGATGCCCGAGGGCGAATGGCCAGATAATCTGGTGCTTAACGGCGTCTGGACGATCTTCCCGTGCATCTCGATCGCGAGCTTCGACGGCGGCGGACGCGGGGTGATGATCTCGCAGCTGCTGCCGGGCGACAAGGTTGGTGAGTCGTGGACGCGGCAGATGTATTTAATGGAGAAGAAGCCGACGGCGGAGCAGATCGAGGCCGCGCACGGGCAGTTCGCGTTCCTGAAGGTCGTCGTCGAGGACGAGGATTACGCCACCGGCCTGCGCCAGCAGCGCGCGCTGGATCATGGCACGCTGGAATATGTGCTATTCGGCCGCAACGAGGGCGGGGCGCAGGCTTTCCACACATGGACCGACCGGATCATCGCGGCGGATGACGACGAGTTGGTCGCGATGTTCGCACCCGCGCAGACGCAAGCGCAGGCGGCGGAATGA